From a single Bacteroidota bacterium genomic region:
- a CDS encoding multidrug efflux SMR transporter, with protein sequence MAWIYLLIAGLLEIAWAIGLKVSHGFTRPLSATVTILLMLASFWFLSKAVQMIPIGTAYAVWTGIGAAGTAIAGMILFQEPTTWIRLVCIVLIVAGIVGLKISV encoded by the coding sequence ATGGCATGGATTTACTTGTTGATTGCCGGGCTGCTTGAAATTGCCTGGGCAATCGGTTTGAAGGTCAGTCACGGATTCACACGGCCGTTGTCGGCAACGGTGACCATCCTTCTTATGCTGGCCAGTTTCTGGTTTCTCTCAAAAGCCGTTCAGATGATTCCCATCGGAACGGCTTATGCAGTATGGACCGGAATCGGAGCTGCCGGAACAGCCATTGCAGGAATGATTCTTTTTCAGGAACCAACCACCTGGATAAGGCTCGTTTGCATTGTACTCATCGTGGCCGGTATTGTTGGTCTGAAAATTTCCGTCTGA
- a CDS encoding substrate-binding domain-containing protein: MYFTQSVLISLILLSGVTTASAQSKPELKGKISISGAFALYPMAVKWAEEYRKLNPGVQIDLSAGGAGKGMTDVLAGVVDIALVSREINPAETKKGAVGFAVTKDAVVPTISSTNPQLKEILEKGITRDKLNHIFITGRIQNWQEAGFSKPVPLHVYTRSDACGAAETLAQWFGKKQEDLQGVAVFGDPGLATSVKRDPVAIGYNNIGYVYDFTTKKPTNGVQVIPIDLNNNGKIDADENFYGDIQSLTDAIAAGKYPSPPARDLYFVTKGKPTNPIVIDFTRWVLVNGQQFVDAAGYVKLSDEKLKKSLAALN; encoded by the coding sequence ATGTATTTTACTCAATCGGTACTGATTTCACTGATTCTGCTGAGCGGCGTTACCACCGCTTCTGCGCAATCCAAGCCGGAACTGAAGGGAAAGATCTCCATTTCCGGTGCGTTTGCCTTGTATCCCATGGCCGTTAAGTGGGCCGAAGAATACCGGAAACTCAATCCGGGTGTCCAGATCGATCTCTCCGCTGGTGGGGCCGGTAAAGGAATGACCGATGTGCTGGCCGGTGTGGTTGATATTGCCCTCGTTTCCCGGGAAATCAATCCGGCCGAAACGAAAAAAGGAGCCGTCGGCTTTGCAGTGACCAAGGATGCCGTGGTTCCGACCATTTCATCCACCAATCCGCAATTGAAGGAAATCCTCGAAAAAGGCATCACCCGCGACAAACTGAATCACATTTTCATCACCGGCCGTATTCAGAACTGGCAGGAGGCCGGATTTTCGAAACCGGTTCCCCTGCATGTCTACACCCGGTCCGATGCCTGTGGTGCAGCAGAAACACTGGCACAATGGTTTGGCAAAAAGCAGGAGGATTTACAGGGAGTGGCTGTGTTCGGAGACCCGGGACTTGCCACATCCGTCAAACGGGATCCCGTTGCCATCGGATACAATAACATTGGTTATGTGTACGATTTCACTACCAAAAAACCCACCAACGGGGTTCAGGTGATTCCCATCGATCTGAATAACAATGGTAAAATTGATGCGGATGAGAATTTTTATGGGGATATCCAAAGTCTGACCGATGCCATTGCGGCAGGCAAATACCCTTCTCCTCCTGCCCGTGATCTGTATTTCGTCACCAAGGGCAAGCCGACCAACCCGATTGTCATCGATTTTACCCGCTGGGTGCTGGTCAATGGCCAGCAATTCGTCGATGCAGCCGGCTATGTGAAGCTGTCCGATGAAAAACTGAAGAAGAGTCTTGCTGCCCTGAACTAA
- a CDS encoding TonB-dependent receptor: protein MTHLILLFTFLTGLNGGNTGTATSTGSSNLLDARFGRLYGVVVDRATREPLIGANVIVQQTATGGATDLDGKYKIDNAPVGVISVKISMVGYLPQVRTDIAISPINPTQLNIELESTAIELNEEIVVEGELFYKPTEVPTSLQAFTYEEIRRAPGAAADISRMIMTMPGVVQTTDQRNDLIVRGGSPAENLNLVDGFEIPNLNHFGTQGSTGGPIGFMQTEFISEATFMSGGMPARYGDKLSSVLDIRLRQGNPDAIAGAFELSMAGAGLILEGPIGANTTYLLNVRRSYLDLIFGSLGLSAIPKYSNLNAKVTHTIDNRNSLNLILLGGIDEINFEDDPDEKDPELRLSEETDFYGDQYLAGLSWRHLFNNKSFGNLYVWTTRNHWDVKVTDVFNQANRQMVDNESTEFTNGIKYEYSTYLGRNLELLSGASVKQVSFDYNSVIAADTNAFNRPSEGYTQSLDQSSTKANAFSQVVYKPTDDWKITAGARLNYFEALRNEFSIDPRVGASYAILPYLNLNASWGIFHQAPEFLWMFGTDKHNLALTYIKATHSVVGFDFYPDSDIKITLETYLKQYDNYPVSTEDSVISLANSGDDYGPNGLGSLISDGTGKSYGVDFFIQKKLTDQFYGLASYSWSRTRHQALDGVERPGSFDIPHVFTISGGYRFNESYELSAKYRFVSGRPKTPVNLTASKMANRLILDQDRINSERFPDYNRLDIRFDHRTWFDSFAIVSFFELQNVLGTKNVYSVQWNKYSQKPVDLLQWDRFFIGGVKVEF, encoded by the coding sequence ATGACACATCTGATTCTGCTTTTCACTTTCCTCACCGGTCTGAATGGTGGCAATACGGGTACGGCCACTTCAACCGGTTCTTCCAATCTTCTTGATGCCCGCTTTGGTCGTTTGTATGGTGTGGTCGTTGACCGTGCAACCCGCGAACCCCTCATCGGGGCCAACGTGATTGTTCAGCAAACAGCCACAGGTGGCGCCACCGATCTGGATGGAAAATACAAAATCGATAATGCGCCGGTCGGGGTCATTTCAGTTAAAATTTCCATGGTCGGTTACCTGCCCCAGGTCCGGACAGATATTGCCATCAGTCCCATTAATCCGACTCAGCTTAACATTGAACTCGAATCCACCGCGATTGAACTGAATGAAGAGATCGTGGTGGAAGGTGAATTGTTTTACAAACCAACCGAGGTTCCCACCAGTTTGCAGGCATTTACCTATGAGGAAATACGCCGGGCACCCGGAGCTGCTGCCGATATTTCACGCATGATCATGACCATGCCCGGTGTGGTACAAACCACCGACCAGCGCAATGATTTGATTGTTCGCGGAGGATCCCCCGCAGAAAACCTGAACTTGGTGGACGGATTTGAAATCCCAAACCTGAACCATTTTGGAACACAGGGTTCCACCGGCGGTCCGATCGGTTTTATGCAAACCGAATTCATTTCAGAAGCCACCTTCATGTCTGGTGGAATGCCGGCACGGTACGGAGATAAATTGTCATCTGTGCTCGATATCCGCTTACGTCAGGGAAACCCTGATGCCATCGCAGGTGCGTTTGAACTGTCCATGGCTGGTGCCGGCCTGATTCTGGAAGGACCCATCGGTGCCAACACCACCTACCTGCTCAACGTTCGCCGATCCTACCTGGATCTCATTTTCGGAAGTCTGGGACTTTCTGCCATTCCCAAATACTCGAACCTGAATGCCAAGGTCACCCATACAATTGATAACAGAAACAGTCTGAATCTGATCCTGCTTGGCGGAATTGATGAGATCAATTTCGAAGATGATCCTGACGAGAAGGACCCTGAACTGAGGCTTTCTGAAGAAACCGATTTTTATGGCGACCAGTACCTCGCAGGTCTTTCCTGGCGCCACCTGTTCAACAACAAATCTTTTGGAAACCTGTATGTCTGGACCACCCGCAACCATTGGGATGTTAAGGTGACCGATGTTTTCAATCAGGCCAACCGTCAGATGGTTGATAATGAATCGACTGAGTTTACCAACGGAATTAAATATGAGTATTCCACCTATCTGGGACGCAATCTGGAATTACTGAGCGGTGCATCGGTTAAACAGGTATCCTTTGATTACAATTCGGTCATCGCCGCCGATACCAATGCTTTCAACCGCCCTTCAGAAGGATACACCCAATCACTCGATCAATCTTCCACAAAGGCCAATGCCTTCAGTCAGGTGGTTTACAAGCCGACTGATGATTGGAAGATTACTGCTGGTGCCCGTCTGAATTACTTCGAAGCGTTGCGTAATGAATTTTCCATCGATCCGCGTGTCGGTGCTTCCTATGCCATTCTTCCTTATCTGAACCTGAATGCGTCCTGGGGGATTTTTCATCAGGCACCCGAATTCCTCTGGATGTTCGGAACCGATAAGCACAATCTGGCTCTGACTTACATAAAGGCCACTCACAGTGTGGTCGGATTCGACTTCTATCCAGATTCAGACATTAAAATCACCCTTGAAACGTATCTGAAACAATATGACAATTACCCCGTTTCAACCGAAGATTCAGTGATTTCGCTGGCCAATTCCGGCGATGACTACGGACCCAATGGCCTGGGTTCGCTTATCAGCGATGGTACAGGAAAATCGTATGGTGTCGATTTCTTCATCCAGAAAAAACTGACTGATCAGTTTTACGGACTGGCCTCTTACAGCTGGAGCCGTACCCGTCATCAGGCCTTGGATGGAGTAGAAAGACCAGGCAGTTTTGATATTCCCCACGTCTTTACCATCAGTGGTGGTTACCGGTTTAATGAAAGTTATGAACTGAGTGCCAAGTACCGGTTTGTTTCTGGCCGTCCGAAGACCCCGGTCAATCTGACTGCTTCAAAAATGGCCAATCGCCTGATTCTGGATCAGGATCGGATTAACTCTGAACGATTCCCGGATTATAATCGTCTCGATATCCGGTTCGATCACCGCACCTGGTTCGACTCTTTTGCCATCGTTTCCTTCTTTGAACTTCAGAATGTCCTCGGGACAAAGAATGTCTACTCGGTTCAATGGAATAAGTATTCGCAGAAACCTGTTGACCTGCTTCAATGGGATCGTTTCTTCATTGGCGGAGTCAAAGTCGAATTCTGA
- a CDS encoding transcriptional regulator, translating to MLLSVPVFGQLKTGAAPAVVDLKGDAGGRLNGTPWSSTELTGKVYTLMYVDPDEKGLNEHVEQALKKENFPRDKYGSVAVINMGATWKPNFAIKMILDGKQKEFPNTIYVMDKDKALVKKWKAADDSYHVITFDQTGKVIFEKSGKLSDDDVKRLIKAIREQIG from the coding sequence ATGTTGTTATCCGTTCCGGTTTTTGGACAGTTGAAGACCGGAGCCGCACCTGCTGTTGTTGATTTAAAGGGAGATGCCGGTGGCCGTCTGAACGGGACGCCGTGGTCCTCGACCGAATTGACTGGTAAGGTTTACACGCTCATGTATGTGGATCCGGATGAGAAGGGATTGAATGAGCATGTGGAACAGGCTTTAAAAAAAGAAAACTTTCCGAGAGATAAATACGGGTCGGTTGCGGTCATCAACATGGGCGCCACCTGGAAACCGAATTTTGCCATCAAGATGATTCTGGATGGAAAGCAGAAGGAATTTCCCAATACCATTTACGTGATGGATAAGGATAAAGCACTGGTGAAAAAGTGGAAGGCCGCCGATGACTCTTACCATGTGATCACCTTTGATCAGACCGGAAAAGTCATATTCGAAAAGTCTGGCAAGTTATCCGATGATGATGTGAAACGCCTGATCAAAGCCATCCGGGAACAAATCGGCTGA
- a CDS encoding adenine phosphoribosyltransferase produces MDFSTLAADLKSTIRDVPDFPKPGILFKDITPVLQNPKLLSEVSYYFTHQNMGLHVDKVVSVESRGFIFGSILANDLHAGFVPVRKKGKLPADVLSVSYSLEYGEAELEIHRDSIRPGDRVVIHDDVLATGGTVGATIELVEKLGGKVVNCCFLIELAFLDGRKKLKGYPVHSLLSF; encoded by the coding sequence ATGGATTTTTCAACACTTGCAGCCGATCTGAAATCAACCATCCGCGACGTGCCCGATTTTCCGAAGCCGGGTATCCTTTTTAAGGATATCACACCGGTTCTGCAAAACCCGAAACTGCTCAGCGAGGTGTCCTACTACTTCACCCATCAGAACATGGGTTTGCATGTCGATAAAGTGGTAAGCGTGGAAAGCCGCGGTTTCATTTTCGGATCGATTCTGGCCAATGATCTCCATGCCGGCTTTGTCCCCGTCCGCAAAAAGGGAAAGTTACCAGCCGATGTCCTGTCGGTATCTTACTCACTGGAATACGGGGAAGCCGAGCTCGAAATTCACCGCGATTCCATTCGCCCCGGCGACCGGGTGGTGATTCATGACGATGTGCTGGCAACCGGCGGAACGGTCGGTGCCACCATTGAACTGGTCGAAAAACTGGGTGGTAAGGTGGTTAATTGTTGTTTTCTGATCGAACTGGCCTTTCTCGATGGTCGCAAGAAACTGAAAGGCTACCCGGTTCATTCGCTGTTGTCTTTTTGA
- a CDS encoding NAD(P)/FAD-dependent oxidoreductase — protein MNSSIPQSNRPRVVIIGGGFGGLAAARALRRAPVQVILIDKNNYHTFQPLLYQVATAGLEPDSIGYPLRKIFKGHHNLIYRMAEVNFIDTASKKVETSIGPVSWDYLIVAAGSRSNFFGMDSFSAHSMPMKSIPEAMDIRARLFRNFEKATLTENLAEQDALMTVVVVGGGPTGVETAGAIGELKRHILPRDFPELDIRRMQIHLVEAGPSLLAAMSAHASESARHYLEELGVTVWLNAPVVDFDGVGLKLKNGVTIRSGAVIWSAGVEGALIPGLPDPLIQRGNRIQVDDYCRVEGAGSVYVIGDLAFRPTAAFPKGLPMVAQVAIQMGTFVANDLKRRLSGKEPVPFEYKDLGSMATIGRNRAVVDLKPVRFSGLIAWFVWMAVHLMTLVGFRNRVVVFINWVYNYFSYDRGIRLILTPTGRKEPS, from the coding sequence ATGAATTCCTCAATTCCGCAATCCAATCGCCCCCGTGTCGTCATTATCGGAGGCGGATTTGGCGGTCTGGCTGCAGCCAGAGCTCTCCGGCGCGCCCCTGTTCAGGTGATTCTGATTGATAAGAACAATTACCACACCTTTCAGCCTCTCCTCTATCAGGTTGCCACTGCCGGACTTGAACCCGATTCCATCGGGTATCCTCTCAGGAAAATTTTTAAAGGCCATCATAATCTGATCTACCGGATGGCTGAAGTTAATTTCATCGATACAGCCTCTAAAAAGGTCGAAACCAGCATTGGGCCGGTGTCCTGGGATTATCTGATTGTTGCTGCAGGCAGCCGGTCGAACTTTTTCGGAATGGACAGTTTTTCGGCTCATTCCATGCCAATGAAATCCATACCGGAAGCCATGGATATCCGCGCCCGGCTGTTCAGGAATTTTGAAAAAGCCACACTGACCGAAAACCTGGCCGAACAGGATGCCCTGATGACCGTGGTGGTGGTCGGGGGCGGTCCAACCGGCGTAGAAACAGCCGGAGCCATCGGCGAATTGAAACGACACATCCTTCCCCGCGACTTCCCCGAGCTGGACATCCGCCGGATGCAGATCCATCTGGTTGAAGCAGGTCCTTCCCTTCTGGCAGCCATGTCAGCTCATGCCTCGGAATCGGCCCGGCATTACCTGGAAGAACTGGGCGTCACCGTCTGGCTGAACGCCCCGGTGGTCGATTTCGACGGTGTTGGTCTGAAACTGAAGAATGGAGTGACCATCCGGTCCGGTGCGGTCATCTGGAGTGCCGGCGTGGAAGGTGCACTCATCCCCGGACTCCCCGATCCGCTCATTCAGCGCGGAAACCGCATTCAGGTGGATGATTATTGCCGTGTGGAAGGAGCCGGGTCGGTTTATGTGATCGGCGATCTGGCATTCCGTCCTACCGCCGCCTTTCCTAAAGGACTTCCCATGGTGGCACAGGTGGCCATTCAGATGGGAACTTTTGTGGCAAACGATCTGAAAAGACGACTGAGCGGAAAGGAACCGGTCCCGTTTGAATACAAGGATCTGGGATCGATGGCAACCATTGGCCGGAACCGGGCGGTGGTTGACCTGAAACCGGTGCGGTTCAGCGGGCTCATTGCCTGGTTTGTCTGGATGGCTGTTCATCTGATGACTCTGGTCGGTTTCAGAAACCGGGTCGTCGTTTTTATCAACTGGGTTTACAATTACTTTAGTTATGATCGGGGTATCCGGCTGATACTGACCCCGACAGGCAGAAAGGAACCGTCATGA
- a CDS encoding SufE family protein: MLTIDDAQSQLISRFDGLTDWEDKYKLIIRLGKDMPGLDVADQTEDNKVNGCQSQVWLKAELRDGRVWFTGDSDAFIVKGLVAMLLSVYSGQTPADIIKTQPAFLSAIGLDRHLSQNRTNGLASMVKKIKLYALAFQVRMSSNQQSS, encoded by the coding sequence ATGTTAACCATCGACGACGCACAAAGTCAATTGATATCCCGCTTCGACGGCCTCACCGACTGGGAAGATAAATACAAGCTGATTATCCGGCTGGGGAAGGACATGCCGGGTCTTGACGTGGCCGATCAGACCGAGGATAACAAAGTCAACGGTTGCCAGTCACAGGTCTGGCTGAAAGCAGAACTCCGGGATGGGCGGGTATGGTTCACCGGTGACAGCGATGCCTTCATTGTCAAAGGCCTGGTGGCCATGCTTCTGAGTGTGTATTCGGGTCAGACCCCTGCCGATATTATTAAAACACAGCCAGCGTTCCTGTCGGCCATTGGGCTCGACCGCCATCTGTCACAGAACCGGACGAACGGATTGGCCTCGATGGTGAAAAAAATCAAACTGTATGCGCTGGCTTTTCAGGTCAGGATGTCCTCGAACCAGCAAAGCTCCTGA
- a CDS encoding phosphate ABC transporter ATP-binding protein, producing MDQFQTIKTPDPLIQPHISIQNLSLSIGGNPILKNLSLDIPDKKIVAFIGPSGCGKTTLLKTLNRLHDLSPDVKITGEVLIDGINIYDPSVNVISLRRKMGYLAQRPTPLPMSIFDNIAWGLKLSNHISRAELSQRVEKHLTDAGLWEEVRHRLHEPAAKLSIGQQQRLCLARGLAVGPEVILGDEPTSALDPISTRKIEELFTQLKDQYTIVLVTHILRQARRLADYVVFVWMGEIIESGPAEQVLTNPQEKLTREYVSGQIS from the coding sequence ATGGATCAGTTCCAGACTATCAAAACACCGGATCCGTTGATCCAGCCCCATATCAGCATCCAGAATCTGTCCCTGTCCATCGGGGGCAATCCGATTTTAAAAAACCTGTCGCTGGATATTCCGGATAAAAAAATTGTGGCCTTTATCGGCCCTTCGGGATGCGGAAAAACGACGCTTCTGAAAACCCTGAACCGGTTGCATGATCTGTCACCCGACGTAAAAATTACCGGCGAGGTATTAATCGATGGAATCAACATTTACGATCCGTCGGTGAATGTCATTTCCCTTCGCCGGAAGATGGGTTATCTGGCCCAGCGGCCTACTCCCCTGCCCATGAGCATTTTCGATAACATCGCCTGGGGATTAAAACTATCGAACCACATCAGCCGGGCCGAGTTGAGCCAACGGGTGGAAAAACACCTGACGGATGCCGGTTTGTGGGAGGAAGTGCGCCACCGGTTGCATGAGCCCGCTGCCAAACTGTCCATCGGTCAGCAGCAGCGGCTTTGCCTCGCCCGTGGGCTGGCGGTCGGACCCGAAGTCATTCTCGGTGATGAACCCACCTCGGCACTCGATCCGATTTCAACCCGGAAAATTGAGGAATTATTTACTCAGCTGAAGGATCAGTACACCATCGTACTGGTCACCCACATTCTGCGTCAGGCCCGGCGTCTCGCCGATTATGTGGTCTTCGTCTGGATGGGCGAAATCATCGAATCCGGTCCGGCCGAACAGGTTCTCACCAATCCGCAGGAAAAACTCACCCGGGAATACGTGAGCGGGCAGATCAGTTAG
- a CDS encoding ABC transporter permease subunit, with the protein MKTRLLKQTVMKGLMILSAAILLIGFSSLIWTIFSHGLPYMSWEMVSSIPGGGFYIGKEGGILNAILGTVIITTVSAAIALIIGSGVVLVLNLYAKRFRRTVSTIRMVQDVLFGIPSIVYGAFAFAIMISFGLRTSMLAGIITVTLLILPIMIRAIDEVVRQIPEDLVNSVFSLGATRLETAGVLLRQALPGIVTAIMLSVARAAGDAASLLFTSGYSDNLPFSPDQPAATLPLAIFFQLSSPIAEVQGRAYAAALILTLIILIISLSAKWISSRLSKHRIR; encoded by the coding sequence ATGAAGACCCGCCTTCTCAAACAAACGGTCATGAAGGGCCTGATGATTCTGTCAGCGGCCATTTTACTGATCGGATTTTCCAGTCTGATCTGGACCATTTTTTCTCACGGTTTGCCATACATGAGCTGGGAAATGGTTTCCAGCATTCCCGGTGGCGGATTTTACATCGGGAAGGAAGGCGGTATTCTGAATGCCATCCTCGGCACGGTGATCATCACCACGGTGTCCGCTGCCATTGCACTGATCATCGGATCGGGAGTGGTTCTCGTTTTGAATTTATACGCCAAACGGTTCAGACGGACCGTTTCGACCATCCGGATGGTGCAGGATGTGTTGTTCGGCATTCCGTCGATCGTTTATGGGGCCTTCGCCTTTGCCATCATGATTTCCTTCGGATTGCGCACCTCCATGCTGGCTGGTATTATCACTGTGACTCTGCTGATTCTGCCGATCATGATCCGTGCCATCGATGAGGTGGTTAGGCAAATCCCCGAAGACCTGGTGAATTCGGTCTTTTCTCTGGGAGCGACCCGTCTGGAAACCGCCGGTGTGCTGTTGAGACAAGCGCTACCCGGGATCGTCACAGCCATCATGCTGTCGGTTGCTCGGGCAGCGGGTGATGCTGCCAGTCTGTTATTTACCTCTGGATACAGCGACAATCTGCCCTTCAGTCCCGATCAGCCGGCCGCCACCCTGCCGCTGGCCATCTTTTTTCAATTGTCCAGCCCCATTGCCGAGGTGCAGGGCCGGGCCTATGCCGCCGCCTTAATTCTGACTCTCATCATTTTAATCATCAGCCTGAGTGCCAAATGGATCAGTTCCAGACTATCAAAACACCGGATCCGTTGA
- a CDS encoding alginate export family protein gives MKKQRVTLSILLVALSGTVMGQSSDDVLNLLQSKGTITAAEADSLRSAAAIAKWSSLKNRSFGVDLEFRPRTEFRYGYSALPVETSTPAFFTSQRTRLTFNFHQKGEFRFLTTLQDVRVWGDKDFRSTAGTVQIYEAWVEPVLSPELTLRLGRQRLIYDNERLFAQNNWRQTGSSYDAAVLKYEGGGIVNDLVVAWNQHTEQTFSTAYTSPSASNPYFKALIFNFTTFSPVPAIKLTSLQVADGFEDPDYSEKINFRYTNGGRIDWKSGDLSATLASYYQWGTVTKGRGKEFDLSAWYAQPEVKLIVGDFTYRLGAEVLSGTGSKFEGTDHSFVPLYGVAHRFNGFMDQITSFPSHVGDGGLINPYFFTSWKLNPTITLNGDFHGFWSYAEVLDSKKNALKPYLGTELDLVVLWKVNNYTNLEAGFSLADWERSFTTIRKAGDPSIVNHFTYLQLTWRPTLFFIEQ, from the coding sequence ATGAAAAAACAACGGGTAACCCTCAGCATTCTGTTGGTTGCACTATCAGGAACGGTCATGGGTCAATCATCCGATGACGTGCTGAATCTGTTACAATCGAAAGGAACCATCACGGCCGCAGAAGCCGATTCCTTACGATCTGCGGCGGCCATTGCCAAATGGTCTTCTCTTAAAAACCGGTCATTCGGGGTTGATCTCGAATTCCGTCCGCGGACCGAATTCCGCTACGGGTATTCTGCTCTTCCGGTTGAAACCAGCACTCCTGCGTTTTTCACTTCGCAACGGACCCGCCTGACCTTCAACTTTCACCAGAAAGGGGAATTCCGGTTCCTGACTACCCTGCAGGATGTCCGGGTGTGGGGAGATAAGGATTTCCGTTCAACCGCAGGAACCGTTCAGATTTATGAGGCGTGGGTCGAACCGGTGCTGTCTCCCGAACTGACACTCCGGTTGGGCCGCCAACGGTTGATCTATGACAATGAACGGCTGTTTGCCCAGAACAACTGGCGTCAGACCGGTTCCTCATACGATGCAGCCGTCCTGAAATATGAAGGCGGCGGAATAGTGAATGACCTTGTCGTTGCCTGGAATCAGCATACCGAGCAAACTTTCTCGACCGCCTACACCAGCCCCTCTGCATCAAACCCCTACTTCAAGGCACTGATCTTCAATTTCACCACGTTTTCACCGGTACCGGCAATAAAACTGACCTCATTGCAAGTGGCAGACGGATTCGAAGACCCCGACTATTCCGAAAAGATCAATTTCCGCTACACCAATGGCGGACGCATTGACTGGAAATCAGGCGATTTGTCAGCCACGCTTGCTTCCTACTATCAGTGGGGAACGGTCACCAAAGGTCGTGGAAAGGAATTTGATCTGTCAGCCTGGTATGCACAACCCGAAGTAAAACTGATCGTCGGGGATTTCACCTACCGTCTGGGCGCTGAAGTGCTGAGCGGCACGGGCAGCAAATTCGAGGGAACCGATCATTCCTTTGTACCGCTGTACGGTGTGGCTCACCGGTTTAACGGATTCATGGATCAGATCACCTCTTTCCCGTCACATGTTGGCGATGGAGGTTTGATCAATCCTTACTTCTTCACCTCGTGGAAATTGAATCCGACCATTACCCTGAATGGGGATTTTCACGGATTCTGGTCCTATGCCGAGGTACTGGACTCGAAGAAAAACGCTCTGAAACCGTATCTGGGAACTGAACTGGATCTGGTGGTTCTCTGGAAAGTGAACAACTACACCAATCTGGAAGCGGGTTTTTCCCTCGCCGATTGGGAACGCTCTTTCACCACCATCCGGAAAGCTGGCGACCCTTCCATCGTGAACCATTTCACGTATCTGCAACTAACATGGCGGCCGACTTTGTTTTTTATTGAGCAATAA
- the pstC gene encoding phosphate ABC transporter permease subunit PstC, translating into MRLRLLKDRTSVIVFWSFTVLSISTLIAIGVGLGIKSWPLFETQSLSDLFFSDTWRPLSGKFGFLAFIAGTLWVTAISLILAVPISVLTALYLSEFAHPWVRKVFLPIIDVLSGIPPVVYGVWGVLVLVPLVTSLSEFVGAFSFGYSVLAGGLVLSLMITPLMISIILDVLGSIPTVYREASLSLGATRWETTWQILARKARPGILAAVILSLSRAFGETIAVLMVCGNMPMLPQSVFDAGYPLPALIANNYGEMMSIPLYDSALMMAGLVLFVVIVFFNLIARVVLFRLETELQ; encoded by the coding sequence TTGCGATTACGTTTATTAAAAGACCGCACATCGGTCATCGTTTTCTGGAGTTTCACGGTTCTCTCCATTTCCACCCTGATTGCCATCGGGGTGGGATTGGGGATCAAATCCTGGCCTCTGTTTGAAACTCAAAGTCTGTCTGATCTGTTTTTTTCTGATACCTGGCGTCCGTTAAGCGGAAAGTTCGGCTTTCTGGCCTTTATCGCAGGTACGCTCTGGGTCACCGCCATCAGCCTGATCCTGGCTGTTCCCATCTCGGTGCTGACCGCCCTTTATCTGTCTGAGTTTGCACATCCGTGGGTAAGAAAGGTGTTTTTACCTATCATCGATGTGTTGTCTGGCATTCCGCCGGTGGTGTACGGTGTCTGGGGGGTTCTCGTCCTGGTTCCCCTGGTAACATCTCTTTCTGAGTTTGTGGGTGCGTTTTCCTTCGGTTACAGCGTGCTGGCGGGTGGACTTGTCCTGTCGCTGATGATCACACCGCTCATGATTTCCATCATCCTCGATGTGCTGGGTTCCATTCCGACGGTTTATCGCGAAGCATCGCTCAGTCTCGGTGCAACCCGGTGGGAAACCACCTGGCAGATTCTGGCCAGAAAGGCCCGGCCCGGTATTCTGGCGGCCGTCATCCTGTCTCTGTCCCGTGCCTTCGGTGAAACCATTGCCGTGCTCATGGTCTGCGGGAACATGCCCATGCTTCCGCAATCGGTTTTTGATGCCGGATACCCGCTTCCCGCCCTCATCGCCAACAATTATGGCGAAATGATGTCGATTCCGCTGTACGATTCAGCCCTCATGATGGCCGGACTGGTTTTATTCGTGGTGATCGTGTTCTTTAACCTGATTGCCCGGGTGGTTCTCTTCCGGCTTGAAACGGAGTTGCAATGA